A region from the Lolium perenne isolate Kyuss_39 chromosome 4, Kyuss_2.0, whole genome shotgun sequence genome encodes:
- the LOC139830288 gene encoding uncharacterized protein, with protein MVKGETVSEPFKTAFAIQAITANYVSASSANPIEREHTWKKPAKGEYKLNIDASFRENGRGSSGAVLRNDRGEAIAGYAGPLNHVFNAATAEALALLKGLEFLEQLGVSSVNIESDSLELIQACKSEIEIWSPYTVICHAWVELDITALTGSRRT; from the exons ATGGTGAAAGGGGAGACTGTTTCAGAGCCTTTCAAGACAGCTTTTGCAATTCAGGCCATAACAGCGAATTATGTATCGGCATCTTCGGCGAATCCAATCGAGCGTGAACATACTTGGAAGAAGCCAGCCAAAGGAGAATATAAGCTGAACATTGATGCATCATTTCGTGAAAATGGCAGAGGTTCTAGTGGTGCTGTCCTTCGAAATGATCGTGGAGAAGCTATTGCGGGGTATGCAGGCCCCTTAAACCATGTCTTCAATGCAGCTACAGCAGAGGCACTTGCTCTACTTAAAGGTTTAGAATTCTTGGAGCAACTGGGGGTGTCATCTGTTAATATTGAGTCAGATTCACTGGAATTGATTCAGGCTTGCAAATCGGAGATTGAAATATGGAGCCCTTATACG GTGATTTGCCATGCCTGGGTCGAACTCGACATCACCGCCCTCACCGGCTCTCGGCGAACATGA